The genome window TCGCGCTTCAGCAGATCAGTGACCCGAACACCAAGGTGGTGTTCCACGACGCCGTCCGCCCGCTCATCGACTCAGACATCATCAAGGCTTGCGTCGATGCCCTGGACACCTACGCCGCCGTCGACACCGCAATTCCCTCTGCCGACACCATCATCGAAGTGGACGAGCACGACATTGTCCGAGCCATACCACCACGTGCCTCGCTGAGGCGAGGACAGACTCCGCAGGCTTTCAGGCACGGCACCATCACGCGTGCCTACCACCTGGCGCACCAGGATCCCGGCTTCGCGGCCACGGATGACTGCGGCGTTGTTCTCAAATATCTGCCCGAAGTCCCGATCTTCGTGGTTCCGGGTCACGAGGCGAACATCAAAATCACTCACCCCATCGACATACACCTGGCGGACAAGCTCTTCCAACTGAAGCACCGAACTACGGAAGCCGGGTCGGTGCCGCTGCCCACCTCGAGCCTTGATGGGGCTGTAGTGATGGTGCTGGGCGGCAGCTCGGGCATCGGAGCCGAACTGGCCGATCAGTTGCAGGCGGAGGGGGCCAACGTCATCTGCCATAGCCGAACCGGAAGCGGAACCTTTGTTGAGGACCGGGCTTCGGTGCGGCGGGCGCTGGCTGCAGCAGCGGCCCGCTTCGGGAAGATCGACCACGTGGTGCTTACAGCCGGCGTTTTGACCGTGGGCGAACTGGTCACGCTGAGTGATGATCAGCTGCAGCATGACGTTGGCGTGAACCTCATGGCGGCGTTCGTGGTAGCTCAAGAGGCTCACCGCTACCTGAGTGAGTCGCACGGCTCACTTCTGCTCTTCTCATCAAGCTCTTATACCCGCGGGCGTGCCAAATACACCGTCTACTCCGCCACCAAGGCCGCCCTGGTGAATCTCACCCAGGCGCTGGCCGACGAATGGGGACCAGACCTGATCCGGGTCAACTGCATCAGTCCCAGCCGAACGGCGACGCCTATGCGCGAGAAGGCGTTCGGGATTGAGGAGGAGGGCACGTTGGTGCAGGCGGCTACGGTGGCGCGATCGGCCCTGAAGGTACTGGGCTCCGAGTCAACAGGTCAGGTTTTCGACGTGCGCCTGCCGGCAACGGATCCACTATCGGCCGAACTGGAATCCGTCCTTTGAACGGGTCGTTGGCGGCAGATTCGCAGCGGTTGATGATCTCGAATGTGGTGGTTCCCGAAGGGGAACCGCTCTCACTCCTGCTTGCAGGTCGACGGATCTGGACATTCAAGGCACCGGATGAAGCAGCGACGGCTCACAGTTGGTCGGTTGAGTGGCCCCCTGCGTTGGCGGAACGGCTCACCGGACGGGCAACGCTGGCCGTCGAGCGCAACGGCGTCCCCCTGATCAATGAGCGGCTGGTGAGCTTCGATGACAATCCCGAGGAGCTTTACCTCACTGAACCAGGAACCGGCCTGCCGCAGGTGGTCAACAAATGGGGCCGGGTTGCCCGTTCCTTCGAGGGCAGGGACGCCGCCTTGGTGGAGGAGGTCCTTGACGAGGTCGAACACCTGATCGCTGTCGTTCGCGACACCCTGGGCATTGACCTGTTCGTAACCGGTGGGACGCTGTTGGGCCCGGTTCGCAACGGCAGGATCATGGCGAACGACGACGACGCCGATCTCGCCTACCTCAGCAGTCACGAAAACCCGTCCGACGTCGCCCTCGAGAGTTTCAGGATGGAACGGACGCTGCTCTCCCGAGGATATGAGGTGGTACGGCACTCAAGCGGCCACTTACAGCTGATGTTTCCGGGAGGTGCGATCACCGATCGTTTCTACATTGATATCTTCAGCTACTTCGTCTGCTCGGGATGGTTCTACGGCACCTTCCATGCAAGGGAGCGCGCAGATCAGGTTAAGATCCTTCCT of Arthrobacter sp. JZ12 contains these proteins:
- a CDS encoding bifunctional cytidylyltransferase/SDR family oxidoreductase — its product is MADVEALSKEQPGRPVTAVRTVGVILAGGIGTRMGLDIPKQFVPIAGKTSLEYTAGIFQNCDFIDEVIVMMDPHWVQRAKELLPSASYLKISQILAGGHDRNETSFLALQQISDPNTKVVFHDAVRPLIDSDIIKACVDALDTYAAVDTAIPSADTIIEVDEHDIVRAIPPRASLRRGQTPQAFRHGTITRAYHLAHQDPGFAATDDCGVVLKYLPEVPIFVVPGHEANIKITHPIDIHLADKLFQLKHRTTEAGSVPLPTSSLDGAVVMVLGGSSGIGAELADQLQAEGANVICHSRTGSGTFVEDRASVRRALAAAAARFGKIDHVVLTAGVLTVGELVTLSDDQLQHDVGVNLMAAFVVAQEAHRYLSESHGSLLLFSSSSYTRGRAKYTVYSATKAALVNLTQALADEWGPDLIRVNCISPSRTATPMREKAFGIEEEGTLVQAATVARSALKVLGSESTGQVFDVRLPATDPLSAELESVL